A single region of the Streptomyces sp. AM 4-1-1 genome encodes:
- the cbiE gene encoding precorrin-6y C5,15-methyltransferase (decarboxylating) subunit CbiE, with protein sequence MADRVTVIGWDGSPLTAAARAALSAATLVAGAAHHLALPEVPPGAERVRLGSIDLAARRIAGHRGSPVVLADGDPGFFGVVRALHAPEHGLEVEVVPAVSSVATAFARAGMPWDDAQIVVAHPRTLRRAVNVCRAHHKVAVLTSPGAGPAELALLLEGVHRTFVICEELGTDREQVTVLTSDRAADHVWRDPNVVIVIGGGPEPQATGQWISGRHPAYPRGVRGWALPADAYGATWEEQPAGASEGESPGLRAVQLARLGPRAGDLVWDIGSGSGALAVEAARFGAAVLAVDSDPAACARTAANARAFGVQLQVVQGRAPHVLESLPEPDVVRIGGGGVPVVVAVTDRRPERVVTHASTRDEAEALGTALTENGYTVECALLQSVELDAVTWSERERAVVFLLSALRSDLAP encoded by the coding sequence ATGGCCGACCGGGTCACGGTGATCGGCTGGGACGGCTCGCCCCTGACCGCCGCGGCGAGGGCCGCGCTCTCGGCCGCCACCCTGGTGGCGGGCGCCGCCCACCACCTCGCACTGCCCGAAGTGCCGCCCGGCGCCGAACGCGTCCGCCTCGGCAGCATCGACCTGGCCGCCCGCCGGATCGCCGGACACCGCGGCAGCCCGGTCGTCCTCGCCGACGGCGACCCCGGCTTCTTCGGGGTCGTACGCGCCCTGCACGCCCCCGAGCACGGGCTGGAGGTGGAGGTCGTACCCGCCGTCTCCTCCGTCGCCACCGCCTTCGCCCGTGCCGGGATGCCCTGGGACGACGCCCAGATCGTCGTCGCCCACCCGCGCACCCTGCGCCGCGCCGTCAACGTCTGCCGCGCCCATCACAAGGTCGCCGTCCTCACCTCGCCGGGGGCGGGTCCGGCCGAGCTGGCCCTGCTGCTCGAAGGCGTCCACCGGACGTTCGTCATCTGCGAGGAGCTGGGCACCGACCGCGAACAGGTCACCGTCCTCACGTCCGACCGGGCCGCCGACCACGTCTGGCGCGACCCGAACGTCGTGATCGTGATCGGCGGGGGGCCCGAGCCCCAGGCCACCGGCCAGTGGATCTCGGGCCGCCATCCGGCCTACCCGCGTGGTGTACGGGGCTGGGCGCTGCCCGCCGACGCGTACGGAGCCACCTGGGAGGAACAGCCGGCCGGGGCTTCGGAGGGGGAGTCGCCAGGGCTGCGGGCCGTCCAGCTGGCCCGGCTCGGACCGCGCGCCGGCGACCTCGTCTGGGACATCGGCTCCGGCAGCGGCGCGCTGGCGGTGGAGGCCGCCCGGTTCGGCGCGGCGGTCCTGGCCGTCGACAGCGATCCGGCCGCCTGCGCCCGTACGGCGGCGAACGCCCGTGCCTTCGGTGTCCAGCTCCAGGTCGTCCAGGGACGCGCCCCCCATGTGCTGGAGAGCCTGCCCGAGCCGGACGTCGTACGGATCGGGGGCGGTGGCGTGCCCGTGGTCGTCGCCGTCACCGACCGCAGGCCCGAACGCGTCGTCACCCACGCGTCGACCAGGGACGAGGCGGAAGCACTCGGCACCGCGCTCACCGAGAACGGGTACACCGTCGAGTGCGCGCTGCTCCAGTCCGTGGAACTCGACGCCGTCACCTGGTCGGAGCGGGAACGCGCGGTCGTCTTTCTGCTCTCGGCGTTGCGCTCCGACCTCGCCCCGTGA
- a CDS encoding GNAT family N-acetyltransferase, whose translation MLCLYTVFGMELRMTSTFPDISISTDRLVLRPLDMADVPAYIEMMNDELVTAWTTVPHPYTQVDAERWVRRIAPAERTQGRGIVFAVTEFLTQRLVGTVRLHGTDWRLRATEASYITAPWARGEGYATESVLAVAQWLFRDQGFERVELRTAADNSASQQVVQKLGCISEGVLRNAWIARSQTEDGGWTDIRTDLIVWSLLPEDLEEVAGQLTDAGRYGAHNDWN comes from the coding sequence ATGCTGTGCCTTTACACGGTCTTCGGCATGGAGCTGCGCATGACTTCCACCTTTCCGGACATCTCCATCAGCACGGATCGGTTGGTGCTGCGCCCCCTCGACATGGCGGACGTCCCCGCCTACATCGAGATGATGAACGACGAACTCGTCACCGCGTGGACGACCGTGCCCCACCCCTACACCCAGGTCGACGCCGAGCGCTGGGTCCGCCGGATCGCCCCGGCGGAGCGCACCCAGGGCAGGGGCATCGTCTTCGCCGTCACCGAATTCCTCACCCAGCGGCTGGTCGGCACCGTCCGGCTGCACGGCACCGACTGGCGGCTGCGCGCGACCGAGGCCTCGTACATCACCGCCCCCTGGGCGCGCGGCGAGGGATACGCCACCGAATCGGTGCTCGCCGTCGCCCAGTGGCTCTTCCGCGACCAGGGTTTCGAACGCGTCGAATTGCGCACCGCCGCCGACAACTCCGCCTCCCAGCAGGTCGTCCAGAAGCTCGGCTGCATCAGCGAGGGCGTCCTGCGCAACGCCTGGATAGCGCGCAGCCAGACGGAGGACGGCGGCTGGACCGACATCCGCACCGATCTGATCGTCTGGAGCCTGCTTCCCGAGGACCTGGAAGAGGTGGCCGGACAACTCACCGACGCGGGCCGCTACGGCGCCCACAACGACTGGAACTGA
- a CDS encoding MetQ/NlpA family ABC transporter substrate-binding protein — protein MRKNIKITAAAAVTAAVALGLTACGTDSDPAAKSGTGAEADTSKALVVAASPTPHADILGFVKKNLAEKAGLKLEVKEFTDYVLPNTATENGQVDANFFQHQPYLDDFNKKNNTHIVPVAQVHLEPLGLYSKKVKDLKDLKSGQTVAVPNDTTNEGRALQLLAQNGVITLKDGVGTDAKLSDITDKKGLQFKELEAATVPRALNDVDAAVINGNYAIEAKLKPAKDALVLEKAEGNPYTNILAVKKGNEKDARVLKLVELLKSDEVKKFIDDTYQGSVIPAKS, from the coding sequence GTGCGTAAGAACATCAAGATCACCGCTGCCGCCGCCGTCACCGCCGCCGTCGCCCTCGGGCTCACCGCCTGCGGCACCGACTCGGACCCCGCCGCCAAGAGCGGCACGGGCGCCGAGGCCGACACCTCGAAGGCGCTCGTCGTCGCCGCGTCCCCGACGCCGCACGCCGACATCCTCGGATTCGTCAAGAAGAACCTGGCCGAGAAGGCCGGCCTCAAGCTGGAGGTCAAGGAGTTCACGGACTACGTCCTGCCGAACACCGCCACCGAGAACGGCCAGGTCGACGCCAACTTCTTCCAGCACCAGCCGTACCTCGACGACTTCAACAAGAAGAACAACACCCACATCGTCCCGGTCGCCCAGGTGCACCTCGAACCCCTCGGCCTGTACTCCAAGAAGGTCAAGGACCTCAAGGACCTGAAGTCCGGCCAGACCGTCGCCGTCCCGAACGACACGACCAACGAGGGCCGCGCCCTCCAGCTCCTCGCCCAGAACGGCGTGATCACCCTGAAGGACGGCGTCGGCACCGACGCCAAGCTCAGCGACATCACGGACAAGAAGGGCCTCCAGTTCAAGGAGCTGGAGGCGGCGACCGTGCCCCGCGCCCTGAACGACGTCGACGCCGCCGTCATCAACGGCAACTACGCCATCGAGGCCAAGCTCAAGCCCGCCAAGGACGCCCTCGTCCTGGAGAAGGCCGAAGGCAACCCGTACACCAACATCCTCGCGGTGAAGAAGGGCAACGAGAAGGACGCCCGGGTGCTCAAGCTCGTCGAACTCCTCAAGTCCGACGAGGTCAAGAAGTTCATCGACGACACCTACCAGGGCTCGGTCATCCCCGCCAAGTCCTGA
- a CDS encoding methionine ABC transporter permease — translation MTWSEMQPLLTQGTVDTLYMVLWSAVVTVLVGLPLGVLLVLTDKGGLLQNVVVNKVVGVIVNIGRSLPFIILLIALIPFTTWVVGTFIGPTAMIVPLAVGAVPFFARLVETAVREVDHGLVEAVQSMGGSIPTIVRKVLLPQALPSLISGITTTVIVLIGYSAMAGAVGGEGLGSKAVTYGFQRFDNQFMLITVALLIVIVTVVQLIGDGAVRLLARRGRTTS, via the coding sequence GTGACCTGGTCCGAAATGCAGCCGCTGCTGACCCAGGGAACCGTCGACACCCTCTACATGGTGCTCTGGTCCGCCGTCGTCACCGTCCTCGTCGGCCTCCCCCTCGGTGTCCTGCTGGTCCTCACCGACAAGGGCGGACTGCTCCAGAACGTCGTGGTCAACAAGGTCGTCGGCGTGATCGTGAACATCGGCCGCTCGTTGCCGTTCATCATCCTGCTGATCGCCCTGATCCCCTTCACCACCTGGGTCGTCGGTACCTTCATCGGCCCCACCGCGATGATCGTGCCGCTCGCCGTCGGAGCCGTCCCGTTCTTCGCCCGGCTCGTCGAGACCGCGGTCCGCGAGGTCGACCACGGGCTCGTCGAAGCCGTCCAGTCGATGGGCGGATCGATCCCGACGATCGTCCGCAAGGTGCTGCTGCCGCAGGCCCTGCCCTCCCTGATCTCAGGGATCACCACCACCGTCATCGTCCTCATCGGCTACTCGGCCATGGCGGGCGCGGTCGGCGGCGAAGGGCTCGGCTCCAAGGCCGTCACCTACGGATTCCAGCGCTTCGACAACCAGTTCATGCTCATCACCGTCGCGCTGCTGATCGTCATCGTCACGGTCGTCCAGCTGATCGGTGACGGAGCCGTACGCCTGCTGGCCCGCCGCGGCCGGACCACCTCCTGA
- a CDS encoding ATP-binding cassette domain-containing protein: MITTTGLTKVYQSRDREVTALDGVDLHVREGEVYGVIGQSGAGKSSLIRCVNLLERPTSGTVTVAGQDLTALAGRGRRAGKELREARSRIGMVFQHFNLLASRTVRDNVELPLEILGVTGRDRTRKALELLDLVGLADKAKSYPGQLSGGQKQRVGIARALAGDPKVLLSDEATSALDPDTTRSILQLLRDLNQQLGLTVLLITHEMDVVKTVCDSAALMRRGRVVESGTVGELLATPGSELAHALFPVGGGTASAPDRTVVDVTFHGESAGRPVISQLSRTYNIDISILGAAMDTVAGRQIGRMRIELPGGFDENVVPIGFLREQGLQAEVVKDPAAGLPEQTTAPLTEEAAK, from the coding sequence GTGATCACCACTACGGGCCTCACGAAGGTCTACCAGTCGCGCGACCGTGAGGTCACCGCTCTGGACGGCGTCGACCTGCACGTCCGCGAGGGCGAGGTGTACGGCGTCATCGGGCAGAGCGGCGCCGGGAAATCCTCCCTGATCCGCTGCGTCAACCTGCTGGAGCGCCCCACCTCCGGCACCGTGACCGTCGCCGGCCAGGACCTCACCGCGCTCGCCGGCCGTGGCCGCCGGGCAGGCAAGGAACTGCGCGAGGCACGCAGCCGCATCGGCATGGTCTTCCAGCACTTCAACCTCCTGGCCTCACGCACCGTCCGGGACAACGTCGAACTCCCGCTGGAGATCCTCGGCGTCACCGGCCGGGACCGCACCCGCAAGGCCCTCGAACTCCTCGACCTCGTCGGCCTCGCCGACAAGGCCAAGTCCTACCCCGGACAGCTCTCCGGCGGCCAGAAGCAGCGCGTCGGCATCGCCCGCGCCCTGGCCGGCGACCCCAAGGTGCTGCTCTCGGACGAGGCGACGTCCGCCCTCGACCCGGACACCACCCGCTCCATCCTCCAGCTGCTGCGTGACCTCAACCAGCAGCTCGGCCTCACCGTGCTGCTCATCACCCATGAGATGGACGTCGTCAAGACGGTCTGCGACTCGGCCGCGCTGATGCGCCGGGGCCGCGTCGTCGAGTCCGGCACGGTCGGCGAGCTGCTCGCCACCCCCGGCTCCGAACTCGCCCACGCGCTGTTCCCCGTCGGCGGCGGCACGGCCTCCGCCCCCGACCGCACCGTCGTCGACGTCACCTTCCACGGCGAGTCCGCCGGCCGCCCGGTCATCTCCCAGCTGTCGCGCACCTACAACATCGACATCTCGATCCTGGGCGCCGCGATGGACACCGTCGCCGGCAGACAGATCGGCCGGATGCGCATCGAGCTGCCCGGCGGCTTCGACGAGAACGTCGTACCGATCGGCTTCCTCCGCGAACAGGGCCTCCAGGCCGAGGTCGTCAAGGACCCCGCCGCGGGCCTCCCCGAACAGACCACCGCCCCGCTCACCGAGGAGGCAGCGAAGTGA
- a CDS encoding GNAT family N-acetyltransferase: MGTSVIIAAATTQDVEQIFKLQYLCFQSEAELYGNYRIDPLVQTLESVREEVATDLVYVARLGEEVVGSVRGFTDPDGVGRIGKLCVHPRLQGHGLGARLLRAAESGLAAERSAKRFRLHTGHRSEGNLRLYRRAGYATVGDLTGADGVRLILLEKDGAAQTLAASA; this comes from the coding sequence ATGGGCACCAGTGTGATCATCGCGGCGGCGACCACTCAGGACGTCGAACAGATCTTCAAACTCCAGTACCTCTGCTTTCAGAGCGAGGCGGAGCTGTACGGCAACTACCGGATCGACCCGCTCGTCCAGACCCTCGAATCGGTCCGCGAGGAAGTGGCCACGGATCTCGTCTACGTGGCACGGCTCGGCGAGGAAGTCGTGGGCTCGGTCCGCGGCTTCACCGACCCGGACGGCGTCGGCCGGATCGGGAAGCTCTGCGTCCACCCCCGGCTCCAGGGGCACGGCCTCGGCGCCAGACTGCTGCGGGCGGCGGAGTCGGGACTCGCGGCCGAGCGTTCGGCCAAGCGGTTCCGGCTGCACACCGGCCACCGCAGCGAGGGCAATCTGCGGCTCTACCGGCGGGCGGGGTACGCGACCGTGGGCGACCTCACGGGCGCGGACGGCGTCCGGCTGATCCTGCTGGAGAAGGACGGCGCCGCGCAGACCCTCGCGGCCAGCGCCTGA
- a CDS encoding sigma-70 family RNA polymerase sigma factor — MTPPAPGTAPAAPGVLPAAPGAAPALTAAPAAPTASDAVVRALRPLVSAEATAEALAAAIDPADLEQAVWLRLLERVATQGPPSDTARWVRGAVRGEARRARRRSRREGPYTEEITADPADCPERIAVGAAERRALRAAVGRLPDRCARLISALLAPGDPTYREIAGKLGMSQGSLGPIRSRCLGCLRRMLTAEVVAPEPRGKER; from the coding sequence ATGACACCTCCCGCTCCCGGCACCGCCCCCGCGGCCCCCGGCGTTCTCCCCGCTGCCCCCGGCGCGGCCCCCGCGCTCACCGCCGCCCCTGCCGCTCCCACCGCCTCCGACGCCGTCGTCCGTGCCCTGCGCCCCCTGGTCAGCGCCGAGGCGACGGCAGAGGCCCTGGCGGCGGCGATCGACCCGGCCGACCTCGAACAGGCCGTCTGGCTGCGCCTGCTGGAGCGGGTCGCGACGCAGGGACCGCCGTCGGACACCGCGCGCTGGGTGCGAGGCGCGGTACGCGGGGAGGCGCGCCGCGCCCGCCGCAGGAGCCGCCGCGAGGGCCCGTACACCGAGGAGATCACCGCCGACCCGGCCGACTGCCCCGAACGGATCGCCGTCGGCGCGGCCGAACGCAGGGCGCTGCGGGCGGCGGTGGGCCGGCTGCCGGACCGGTGCGCCCGGCTGATCTCGGCACTACTCGCTCCGGGTGATCCGACCTACCGCGAAATCGCAGGGAAGTTGGGTATGTCACAAGGCAGCTTGGGGCCGATCCGTTCCCGTTGCCTTGGATGTCTGCGCAGAATGCTGACGGCGGAGGTTGTAGCTCCTGAACCGCGGGGAAAGGAGCGGTAG
- a CDS encoding glycerophosphodiester phosphodiesterase produces the protein MAERAQANPGRRALLGAAALGTAALGLPGTASAAEPRPGRGADGPGHGHGFRLDLPVPTVIGHRGAAGYRPEHTIGSYQAALDMGAHIIEQDVVPTKDGHLVCRHENDITATTDVAAHPGFANRRTTKKVDGVPLTGWFTEDFTLAELKTLRAKERIPGNRQRNTLYDGRWEIPTFEEVLRWADREGRRRGRPVWLYVETKHPTYFRGLGLGLEEPLARLLRRYGRHRAQSPLILQSFEPSSVQRLSKLVATPRVVLLSGPGERPWDFVASGDPRTVADLVKPVGLKWMAGYAHGIGPTLDLIVPKDASGRLGTPTTLVRDAHAQGLILHPYTLRNENTFLPADFRRGTDPNAYGDAFGALLAYFATGIDGVFSDNPDTALLAAADFAGR, from the coding sequence ATGGCAGAGCGCGCACAGGCGAACCCCGGACGGCGGGCCCTCCTGGGGGCCGCCGCCCTCGGCACCGCGGCCCTCGGACTGCCCGGCACGGCGAGCGCGGCGGAGCCCCGGCCCGGCCGGGGCGCGGACGGCCCGGGGCACGGCCACGGCTTCCGGCTCGACCTGCCGGTGCCGACCGTCATCGGCCACCGGGGCGCCGCCGGATACCGCCCGGAGCACACCATCGGCTCGTACCAGGCGGCCCTCGACATGGGCGCGCACATCATCGAGCAGGACGTCGTCCCCACCAAGGACGGCCATCTCGTCTGCCGCCACGAGAACGACATCACCGCCACCACCGATGTCGCCGCCCACCCCGGGTTCGCGAACCGCAGGACCACCAAGAAGGTCGACGGCGTCCCCCTCACCGGCTGGTTCACCGAGGACTTCACGCTCGCCGAACTCAAGACGCTGCGCGCCAAGGAGCGCATCCCCGGCAACCGCCAGCGCAACACCCTGTACGACGGACGCTGGGAGATCCCCACCTTCGAGGAGGTACTGCGCTGGGCCGACCGCGAGGGCCGCAGGCGCGGAAGGCCCGTCTGGCTGTACGTCGAGACCAAGCACCCCACGTACTTCCGCGGTCTCGGGCTGGGCCTCGAAGAGCCCCTGGCCCGGCTGCTGCGCCGCTACGGGCGCCACCGCGCGCAGTCGCCGCTGATCCTCCAGTCCTTCGAACCGAGCAGCGTCCAGCGGCTGTCGAAGCTCGTCGCCACCCCGCGCGTGGTCCTGCTGTCGGGCCCGGGGGAGCGGCCCTGGGACTTCGTCGCGTCGGGCGATCCCCGCACCGTCGCCGATCTCGTGAAGCCCGTCGGCCTGAAGTGGATGGCGGGCTACGCCCACGGCATCGGGCCCACCCTCGACCTGATCGTCCCCAAGGACGCGTCGGGCCGGCTCGGCACACCGACCACCCTGGTCCGGGACGCGCACGCGCAGGGCCTGATCCTCCACCCGTACACGCTGCGCAACGAGAACACCTTCCTGCCCGCCGACTTCAGGCGCGGCACCGATCCCAACGCGTACGGGGACGCCTTCGGCGCGCTGCTGGCGTACTTCGCGACCGGCATCGACGGCGTCTTCTCCGACAACCCGGACACCGCGCTGCTCGCCGCGGCGGACTTCGCCGGACGCTGA
- a CDS encoding lysophospholipid acyltransferase family protein has product MSRHAFIKAVLGPILRLMFRPQVEGVQNIPGSGPVILAGNHLTFIDSMIMPICCDRPVFFIGKDEYVTGKGVKGRLMAWFFSGCGMIPVDRDGGRGGVAALMTGRRVLEEGGAFAIYPEGTRSPDGRLYRGRTGIARLTLMTGAPVIPFAMIGTDKLQPGGAGLPRPGKVTVRFGEPMEFSRYEGMDRDRYVLRAVTDSVMAEVMRLSGQEYVDVYATKAKAA; this is encoded by the coding sequence TTGTCCCGACACGCGTTCATCAAGGCAGTGCTCGGACCGATTCTGCGCCTGATGTTCCGGCCACAGGTCGAGGGCGTCCAGAACATCCCCGGGTCCGGGCCGGTGATTCTGGCGGGCAACCACCTGACGTTCATCGACTCGATGATCATGCCGATCTGCTGCGACCGGCCGGTGTTCTTCATCGGCAAGGACGAGTACGTCACCGGCAAGGGCGTCAAGGGCCGGCTGATGGCGTGGTTCTTCAGCGGCTGCGGCATGATCCCGGTGGACCGGGACGGCGGGCGCGGCGGGGTCGCGGCGCTGATGACGGGCCGTCGGGTGCTGGAGGAGGGCGGCGCGTTCGCCATCTACCCGGAGGGCACCCGCTCGCCCGACGGACGGCTCTACCGGGGCCGTACGGGCATCGCGCGGCTGACGCTGATGACCGGCGCCCCCGTCATCCCGTTCGCGATGATCGGCACGGACAAGCTCCAGCCGGGCGGTGCGGGTCTGCCCCGGCCGGGCAAGGTGACGGTCAGGTTCGGTGAGCCGATGGAGTTCTCGCGGTACGAGGGCATGGACCGCGACCGCTATGTGCTGCGGGCGGTGACCGACTCGGTGATGGCCGAGGTGATGCGGCTGTCGGGCCAGGAGTACGTCGACGTCTACGCCACCAAGGCGAAGGCCGCCTGA
- a CDS encoding MFS transporter yields the protein MTSTDTATDTPDEVRGPGRWIALAVLVLAVLLVAVDATVLGLATPFLSEDLKPSGTQLLWIGDVYSFVIAGLLVSMGSLGDRIGRKKLLLTGALAFGAVSALNAYATSPEMMILARALLGVAGATLMPSTLALIRNLFHDPRERSFAIGIWGAMASAGAAVGPVVGGFLLQHFWWGSVFLINLPVMAVLVLVGIKLIPESKNPAPGPWDLPSVALSLIGMIGVVYAVKEVAAHGASWQVGASAVIGVAALAWFVRRQLRLPAPLLDMRLFHHRGFSGAVLADLLTILGLSGLVFFLSQYLQLVQGRGPLEAGLAELPAAVGAVTAGLLAGITARRFSVRSVVGGGLGAIGLALAALTVLSKETGYPLLGGVLLVVGVGAGFAFTVTADVILSSVPKEQAGSASAVSETAYELGAALGIALLGSIVTGVYQDFASPAGVPAPTSVAAHESLGGAVEAAAALPAKEGAALMAAAQDAFVDGLRLAAGAGAVVLLATAVAAWFLLRGQKLEDGVEHP from the coding sequence ATGACGAGCACCGACACAGCCACCGACACCCCGGACGAGGTACGCGGGCCCGGGCGGTGGATCGCCCTGGCCGTCCTCGTGCTGGCCGTACTGCTGGTGGCCGTCGACGCCACCGTGCTCGGCCTCGCCACCCCGTTCCTCAGCGAGGACCTGAAACCCTCCGGCACCCAGCTGCTCTGGATCGGCGACGTCTACTCCTTCGTCATCGCCGGACTCCTCGTCTCGATGGGCAGCCTCGGTGACCGCATCGGCCGCAAGAAGCTGCTGCTCACCGGGGCGCTGGCCTTCGGAGCGGTCTCCGCGCTCAACGCGTACGCCACCAGTCCCGAGATGATGATCCTGGCCCGCGCGCTGCTCGGTGTCGCGGGCGCCACCCTGATGCCGTCGACGCTGGCCCTGATCCGCAACCTCTTCCACGATCCGCGCGAGCGCAGTTTCGCCATCGGCATCTGGGGCGCCATGGCGTCGGCGGGCGCGGCCGTCGGACCCGTCGTCGGCGGATTCCTCCTCCAGCACTTCTGGTGGGGTTCGGTCTTCCTCATCAACCTGCCGGTCATGGCGGTCCTCGTGTTGGTCGGCATCAAGCTGATCCCCGAGTCGAAGAACCCGGCGCCCGGCCCCTGGGACCTGCCCAGCGTGGCGCTGTCGCTCATCGGCATGATCGGCGTGGTGTACGCGGTCAAGGAGGTGGCCGCCCATGGCGCGAGCTGGCAGGTCGGCGCCTCGGCCGTCATCGGGGTGGCCGCGCTGGCCTGGTTCGTACGCCGTCAGCTGAGGCTGCCCGCGCCCCTCCTGGACATGCGGCTCTTCCACCACCGGGGCTTCTCCGGCGCCGTCCTCGCCGACCTGCTGACGATCCTTGGCCTGTCCGGCCTGGTCTTCTTCCTCTCCCAGTACCTGCAACTGGTCCAGGGACGCGGACCGCTGGAGGCGGGACTCGCCGAACTGCCCGCGGCCGTCGGCGCGGTGACCGCGGGGCTGCTGGCCGGCATCACGGCCCGCCGCTTCTCCGTGCGGTCCGTGGTGGGCGGCGGGCTCGGCGCGATCGGCCTGGCCCTCGCCGCCCTCACCGTGCTCAGCAAGGAGACCGGCTACCCGCTGCTCGGCGGGGTGCTCCTGGTCGTCGGTGTCGGCGCGGGCTTCGCCTTCACCGTGACCGCGGACGTCATTCTGTCCAGCGTGCCGAAGGAGCAGGCGGGCTCGGCCTCGGCGGTCTCCGAGACGGCGTACGAACTGGGGGCGGCTCTCGGCATCGCCCTGCTCGGTTCCATCGTCACCGGCGTCTATCAGGACTTCGCCTCACCGGCCGGCGTCCCCGCCCCGACCTCCGTCGCGGCCCACGAGTCCCTGGGCGGCGCGGTGGAAGCGGCCGCCGCGCTCCCCGCCAAGGAGGGGGCGGCGCTGATGGCGGCGGCACAGGACGCGTTCGTGGACGGACTTCGGCTCGCGGCGGGCGCCGGGGCGGTGGTGCTGCTCGCGACGGCCGTCGCGGCCTGGTTCCTGCTGCGCGGACAGAAGCTGGAGGACGGCGTGGAACACCCCTGA
- a CDS encoding TetR/AcrR family transcriptional regulator — protein MTFDRAQVLRSAAVLLTHRSTATMDEVARAAGIGRATLHRHFAGREALVRALEELGIQEFEAALDAAALDEGTSEEALRRLVVAVEPGAGLLSFLITENQLFEGDEVNEGWGRLDARVAAFFRRGQERGEFRIDLTPAWLTEALYGLIGTGAWAVQAGRVAAQDFPYMITELLLGGARRSVEK, from the coding sequence ATGACATTCGACCGTGCGCAGGTGCTGCGCAGCGCCGCGGTTCTCCTGACCCACAGATCGACCGCCACCATGGACGAGGTCGCCAGGGCGGCGGGCATCGGCCGCGCCACCCTGCACCGCCACTTCGCGGGACGCGAAGCGCTGGTCAGGGCGTTGGAAGAGCTGGGCATCCAGGAGTTCGAAGCGGCTCTCGACGCCGCCGCCCTCGACGAGGGCACCTCGGAGGAGGCGCTGCGCAGGCTGGTCGTCGCCGTCGAACCGGGCGCCGGACTGCTGTCGTTCCTCATCACCGAGAACCAGCTCTTCGAGGGCGACGAGGTCAACGAGGGCTGGGGCCGGCTCGACGCCCGGGTCGCCGCCTTCTTCCGGCGGGGCCAGGAGCGCGGCGAGTTCCGGATCGACCTCACCCCCGCCTGGCTGACCGAAGCCCTCTACGGGCTCATCGGCACCGGAGCCTGGGCCGTTCAGGCCGGCCGGGTCGCCGCGCAGGACTTCCCCTACATGATCACCGAGTTGCTGCTCGGCGGAGCACGCCGGAGCGTGGAGAAATGA